Proteins encoded together in one Sylvia atricapilla isolate bSylAtr1 chromosome 2, bSylAtr1.pri, whole genome shotgun sequence window:
- the TMPRSS3 gene encoding transmembrane protease serine 3 isoform X2 yields the protein MTSQEEVQETNPTTGSLEIISVTEDEPPVPQIQFTFKRFFFIPQARVDPSADGSGDIEPPSMCHALASLKYFPYICGLFLAVILAVAIGLGVQYNCIGKFRCRSSFKCIQKSARCNGVFNCKEGEDEYRCVRLSGKRAVLQVFTFGSWRTVCSDDWRAEYGNTTCKHLGFSSYVSSGYLPVAAVEKQFQRHFVSLSHWFSADQVTSLHNATNLREECTSGNVIILKCLACGTRASYRPRIVGGNASSPQQWPWQVSLQFQGHHLCGGSVITPSWILTAAHCVYDLYLPSSWSVQVGFVTKQDTQVHPHSVEKIIYHRNYKPKTMGNDIALMKLAAPLALNGHIEPICLPNFGEHFPAGKMCWVSGWGATVEGGDTSETMNYAGVPLISNAICNHRDVYGGIITSSMLCAGFLKGGVDTCQGDSGGPLACEDMSIWKLVGTTSFGVGCAEKNKPGVYSRTTSFLDWIHEQMEREELQT from the exons ATGACTTCTCAGGAAGAG GTTCAAGAGACAAATCCCACGACTGGAAGTCTTGAAATCATCTCCGTCACAGAAGATGAACCGCCAGTACCACAAATTCAGTTTACCTTcaaaaggtttttcttcatACCACAAGCAAGGGTGGACCCGAGTGCAGATGGATCTG gAGATATTGAACCACCTTCAATGTGCCATGCTCTTGCCTCCCTGAAATACTTCCCATATATCTGTGGTTTATTCCTTGCAGTAATCCTAGCAGTTGCCATTGGCCTGGGTG TTCAGTACAACTGCATTGGGAAGTTTCGCTGCCGATCATCCTTTAAGTGTATCCAGAAATCAGCCAGGTGCAATGGTGTCTTCAACTGTAAAGAAGGGGAAGATGAGTACAGATGTG TCAGGCTGAGTGGGAAGAGGGCAGTGCTGCAAGTGTTCACCTTTGGGTCCTGGAGAACAGTCTGCTCCGACGACTGGAGGGCAGAGTATGGGAACACAACCTGCAAACACCTGGGCTTCTCAAG TTACGTCAGTTCGGGTTACCTGCCCGTGGCTGCAGTCGAAAAACAGTTCCAAAGACATTTCGTGTCCCTCAGCCACTGGTTCTCAGCTGATCAAGTGACATCCCTGCACAATGCCACCAACCTCAG GGAGGAGTGCACGTCTGGCAATGTGATCATCTTAAAGTGTTTGG CGTGTGGGACCCGGGCCAGCTACAGGCCGCGGATCGTGGGCGGCAACGCGTCGTCACCCCAGCAGTGGCCCTGGCAGGTCAGCCTGCAGTTCCAGGGACACCACCTGTGTGGGGGATCCGTCATCACCCCCAGCTGGATCCTCACGGCAGCCCACTGCGTCTACGA CCTGTACTTGCCAAGCTCATGGAGTGTTCAGGTCGGTTTTGTGACTAAGCAGGACACCCAAGTTCACCCTCACTCCGTGGAAAAAATCATTTACCATCGGAATTACAAACCCAAGACCATGGGGAATGACATAGCACTGATGAAACTGGCAGCACCTCTTGCTCTCAATG gtcaCATTGAACCAATCTGTCTGCCCAATTTTGGCGAACATTTCCCAGCAGGGAAAATGTGTTGGGTATCAGGATGGGGAGCAACTGTGGAAGGAG GTGACACATCTGAAACCATGAATTATGCAGGTGTCCCTCTGATTTCCAATGCCATTTGCAATCACAGGGATGTCTACGGTGGGATCATAACTTCTTCAATGCTTTGTGCTGGTTTCCTAAAGGGAGGGGTGGACACCTGCCAG ggaGATAGTGGGGGGCCTTTAGCATGTGAAGATATGAGCATCTGGAAACTGGTGGGAACCACCAGCTTTGGAGTGGGCTGTGCAGAGAAGAACAAGCCGGGTGTCTACAGCCGAACCACTTCCTTCCTGGACTGGATCCACGAGCAGATGGAG agagaAGAACTGCAGACCTGA
- the TMPRSS3 gene encoding transmembrane protease serine 3 isoform X1, protein MTSQEEVQETNPTTGSLEIISVTEDEPPVPQIQFTFKRFFFIPQARVDPSADGSGDIEPPSMCHALASLKYFPYICGLFLAVILAVAIGLGVQYNCIGKFRCRSSFKCIQKSARCNGVFNCKEGEDEYRCVRLSGKRAVLQVFTFGSWRTVCSDDWRAEYGNTTCKHLGFSSYVSSGYLPVAAVEKQFQRHFVSLSHWFSADQVTSLHNATNLREECTSGNVIILKCLACGTRASYRPRIVGGNASSPQQWPWQVSLQFQGHHLCGGSVITPSWILTAAHCVYDLYLPSSWSVQVGFVTKQDTQVHPHSVEKIIYHRNYKPKTMGNDIALMKLAAPLALNGHIEPICLPNFGEHFPAGKMCWVSGWGATVEGGDTSETMNYAGVPLISNAICNHRDVYGGIITSSMLCAGFLKGGVDTCQGDSGGPLACEDMSIWKLVGTTSFGVGCAEKNKPGVYSRTTSFLDWIHEQMEVWVCPVPAPLVVPLLLLV, encoded by the exons ATGACTTCTCAGGAAGAG GTTCAAGAGACAAATCCCACGACTGGAAGTCTTGAAATCATCTCCGTCACAGAAGATGAACCGCCAGTACCACAAATTCAGTTTACCTTcaaaaggtttttcttcatACCACAAGCAAGGGTGGACCCGAGTGCAGATGGATCTG gAGATATTGAACCACCTTCAATGTGCCATGCTCTTGCCTCCCTGAAATACTTCCCATATATCTGTGGTTTATTCCTTGCAGTAATCCTAGCAGTTGCCATTGGCCTGGGTG TTCAGTACAACTGCATTGGGAAGTTTCGCTGCCGATCATCCTTTAAGTGTATCCAGAAATCAGCCAGGTGCAATGGTGTCTTCAACTGTAAAGAAGGGGAAGATGAGTACAGATGTG TCAGGCTGAGTGGGAAGAGGGCAGTGCTGCAAGTGTTCACCTTTGGGTCCTGGAGAACAGTCTGCTCCGACGACTGGAGGGCAGAGTATGGGAACACAACCTGCAAACACCTGGGCTTCTCAAG TTACGTCAGTTCGGGTTACCTGCCCGTGGCTGCAGTCGAAAAACAGTTCCAAAGACATTTCGTGTCCCTCAGCCACTGGTTCTCAGCTGATCAAGTGACATCCCTGCACAATGCCACCAACCTCAG GGAGGAGTGCACGTCTGGCAATGTGATCATCTTAAAGTGTTTGG CGTGTGGGACCCGGGCCAGCTACAGGCCGCGGATCGTGGGCGGCAACGCGTCGTCACCCCAGCAGTGGCCCTGGCAGGTCAGCCTGCAGTTCCAGGGACACCACCTGTGTGGGGGATCCGTCATCACCCCCAGCTGGATCCTCACGGCAGCCCACTGCGTCTACGA CCTGTACTTGCCAAGCTCATGGAGTGTTCAGGTCGGTTTTGTGACTAAGCAGGACACCCAAGTTCACCCTCACTCCGTGGAAAAAATCATTTACCATCGGAATTACAAACCCAAGACCATGGGGAATGACATAGCACTGATGAAACTGGCAGCACCTCTTGCTCTCAATG gtcaCATTGAACCAATCTGTCTGCCCAATTTTGGCGAACATTTCCCAGCAGGGAAAATGTGTTGGGTATCAGGATGGGGAGCAACTGTGGAAGGAG GTGACACATCTGAAACCATGAATTATGCAGGTGTCCCTCTGATTTCCAATGCCATTTGCAATCACAGGGATGTCTACGGTGGGATCATAACTTCTTCAATGCTTTGTGCTGGTTTCCTAAAGGGAGGGGTGGACACCTGCCAG ggaGATAGTGGGGGGCCTTTAGCATGTGAAGATATGAGCATCTGGAAACTGGTGGGAACCACCAGCTTTGGAGTGGGCTGTGCAGAGAAGAACAAGCCGGGTGTCTACAGCCGAACCACTTCCTTCCTGGACTGGATCCACGAGCAGATGGAGGTCTGGGTTTGCCCTGTTCCTGCACCTCTGGTTGTCCCTTTGCTCCTCCTGGTTTAG